In Rickettsiella endosymbiont of Aleochara curtula, one genomic interval encodes:
- the rpmJ gene encoding 50S ribosomal protein L36, with protein sequence MKVRASIKKICRNCKVIKRKGKLRVICSAEARHKQRQG encoded by the coding sequence ATGAAAGTTAGAGCGTCGATTAAAAAAATTTGCCGAAACTGTAAGGTTATCAAGCGTAAAGGTAAATTACGCGTTATTTGTTCGGCTGAAGCGCGCCATAAGCAGCGCCAGGGCTAG
- the rpsM gene encoding 30S ribosomal protein S13 — protein sequence MARIAGVNIPINKHVVIGLTAIYGVGRSRARKICQDLAIAPETKVKDLVDAQLDAIRQKILTYKVEGDLRREVSISIKRLMDLGCYRGIRHRRGLPVRGQRTRTNARTRKGPRKMIRKD from the coding sequence ATGGCTAGAATAGCCGGTGTCAATATACCAATAAATAAACATGTCGTTATAGGCTTAACCGCCATCTATGGTGTTGGTCGGTCCCGCGCAAGGAAAATATGCCAAGACTTGGCTATAGCGCCTGAGACTAAAGTTAAGGACCTTGTAGATGCCCAATTAGATGCTATACGGCAGAAGATTCTTACTTATAAAGTGGAAGGCGATTTACGGCGAGAAGTTTCCATCAGCATCAAGCGTTTGATGGATTTAGGCTGTTATAGAGGTATCCGCCATCGTCGTGGTTTACCTGTCCGTGGCCAACGTACTCGCACTAACGCACGTACGCGTAAGGGTCCTCGTAAAATGATTCGCAAGGATTAA
- the rpsK gene encoding 30S ribosomal protein S11, with product MSDYNSHASQPPLTMADKALAGAHRKRKEVIPDAIVHLSTSFNNTIICIRKGGDTLGISSAGACDFKGTKKGTAFAARVAFEKAIEKAYDKYRAKYKHNLGRVEVRIKGPGQGSEQAIMALKNKDIEVTQILNVTGIPFNGCRPPKRRRV from the coding sequence ATGTCAGATTACAATTCACATGCTTCTCAGCCGCCCTTAACTATGGCCGATAAAGCTTTAGCAGGCGCTCACCGTAAGCGTAAAGAGGTTATACCGGATGCTATCGTTCATCTGAGTACTTCGTTTAACAATACGATTATTTGTATACGCAAAGGCGGTGATACCTTAGGTATATCATCTGCCGGAGCTTGTGACTTTAAGGGTACTAAAAAGGGTACTGCTTTCGCTGCTCGGGTAGCTTTCGAAAAGGCCATAGAAAAAGCCTACGATAAATATAGAGCTAAATATAAACATAACCTGGGACGTGTTGAAGTTAGGATAAAGGGTCCTGGCCAAGGGTCGGAACAAGCGATTATGGCATTGAAGAACAAAGATATAGAGGTCACACAAATACTTAATGTTACAGGTATTCCTTTCAATGGTTGTCGGCCTCCTAAACGCCGTCGAGTTTAG